From one Musa acuminata AAA Group cultivar baxijiao chromosome BXJ2-6, Cavendish_Baxijiao_AAA, whole genome shotgun sequence genomic stretch:
- the LOC135614784 gene encoding chromatin-remodeling ATPase INO80-like, with translation MMKMDGGNGVPGGMLPTSMGSGGLLGLDMSLHPHQQMQQQQQPLLHHQLQQTHHMLPFQAPTASDGDRQAEQHPVRHAQYVPPFGHVRDKQQPAMSSEEEPRYGDEVDDQVGRGGMSQPSPSASPWQRMKWTDGMVRLLIQVVYRVGDDGGGAAGEQQQPQGTVAKGKKSSSAAAAASASASALLQKKGKWKSVSRAMMDKGFFVSPQQCEDKFNDLNKRYKRVNDLLGKGTACRVVENQSLLETMDLSPKAKEEARKLLNSKHLFFREMCAYHNAGAYSACAAPPPPQMPPPHSSDQQQHCFHHPPGRADTALSTRKVAGGSRAAIVADEEGMAEDMDDDDDVDSEDDDDYDDEDDDDDDDMEEHNHKRHGHHHQHKHDEVGEDEDNKKHRKTASQTSASPPLSLTLSSPSSSVQQLRSEMVAMSGGGEQQQRQWLKRKAADLVEQRVAYQCRAFQLERQRFKWLRFSTNKEREMERMKLENERLRLENDRMALLLRQRELELIQGGGGGGGVSSSAEQQLMLQNTNANPNSATTV, from the coding sequence ATGATGAAGATGGATGGAGGGAATGGCGTGCCCGGGGGAATGCTGCCCACCAGCATGGGCTCTGGAGGATTGCTAGGCCTGGATATGTCTCTCCACCCTCACCAACAgatgcagcagcaacagcagccgcTGCTTCATCACCAGCTCCAGCAGACGCACCACATGCTGCCGTTCCAGGCTCCGACAGCCAGTGACGGCGACCGCCAGGCCGAGCAGCACCCCGTGAGGCACGCCCAGTACGTGCCCCCGTTTGGCCACGTCAGGGATAAACAGCAGCCGGCCATGAGTTCCGAGGAGGAGCCCAGATACGGGGACGAGGTCGATGACCAGGTGGGGCGGGGAGGGATGTCGCAGCCGTCGCCGTCGGCCTCTCCGTGGCAGCGGATGAAGTGGACCGACGGCATGGTCCGGCTCCTCATCCAGGTGGTCTACCGCGTGGGAGACGACGGCGGTGGGGCGGCGGGGGAGCAGCAGCAACCCCAGGGCACTGTTGCAAAGGGCAAGAAGTCCTCgtctgcggcggcggcggcgtcggcgtcggcgtcggcgCTGCTGCAGAAGAAGGGGAAGTGGAAGTCGGTGTCGCGGGCAATGATGGACAAGGGGTTTTTCGTGTCGCCGCAGCAGTGCGAGGACAAGTTCAACGACCTGAACAAGCGATACAAGCGGGTGAACGACCTCCTTGGCAAGGGAACGGCCTGCCGGGTGGTGGAGAACCAGAGTCTCCTCGAGACCATGGACCTCTCCCCCAAGGCTAAGGAGGAAGCCCGCAAGCTCCTCAACTCCAAGCACCTCTTCTTCCGCGAGATGTGCGCCTACCACAACGCCGGAGCTTACTCCGCCTGCGCCGCCCCTCCCCCTCCGCAGATGCCGCCGCCCCATTCCTCAGATCAGCAGCAGCACTGCTTCCACCACCCGCCTGGCCGAGCTGACACGGCACTGTCCACGAGGAAGGTTGCAGGAGGTAGCAGGGCTGCCATCGTCGCCGACGAGGAGGGAATGGCGGAAGATATGGACGATGACGATGATGTGGACAGCGAGGACGATGACGACTACGATgacgaggatgatgatgatgacgacgacatGGAAGAACACAACCATAAGCGCCACGGGCACCACCACCAACACAAGCACGACGAGGTGGGGGAGGACGAGGACAACAAGAAGCACAGGAAGACGGCGTCTCAGACGTCAGCCTCCCCTCCGCTCTCACTGACGCTGTCGTCGCCATCCAGCTCCGTGCAGCAGTTGCGGTCCGAGATGGTGGCCATGTCCGGCGGGGGTGAGCAGCAGCAACGGCAGTGGCTGAAGAGGAAGGCAGCGGATCTGGTGGAGCAGCGGGTGGCGTACCAATGCCGGGCCTTCCAACTGGAGCGCCAGCGCTTCAAATGGCTCCGCTTCAGCACTAACAAGGAACGCGAGATGGAGCGCATGAAGCTGGAGAACGAACGCCTCCGCCTTGAGAACGACCGCATGGCGCTGCTACTCCGACAAAGAGAGCTCGAGCTCATACAgggaggcggcggtggcggtggcgtctCCTCCTCCGCCGAGCAGCAGCTAATGCTTCAGAACACCAATGCCAATCCTAACTCTGCTACTACGGTCTAA